Proteins encoded together in one Desulfovibrio sp. window:
- the groES gene encoding co-chaperone GroES, which produces MKLKPLNDRVLVKRLEEETKTAGGIIIPDSAKEKPMKGEIIAVGPGKVGEDGKRVKLSVDKGNKVLFNKYAGTEIKIDGVEYLMMREDDILAIVE; this is translated from the coding sequence ATGAAACTCAAGCCTTTGAACGATCGTGTTCTGGTGAAACGTCTCGAGGAGGAAACCAAAACCGCTGGTGGCATCATCATTCCTGATTCCGCCAAGGAAAAGCCCATGAAGGGCGAGATCATCGCCGTGGGCCCCGGCAAGGTGGGTGAAGACGGCAAGCGCGTCAAGCTCTCCGTTGACAAGGGCAACAAGGTGCTCTTCAACAAGTACGCTGGCACCGAGATCAAGATCGACGGTGTGGAATACCTGATGATGCGTGAGGACGACATCCTCGCCATCGTCGAGTAG
- the groL gene encoding chaperonin GroEL (60 kDa chaperone family; promotes refolding of misfolded polypeptides especially under stressful conditions; forms two stacked rings of heptamers to form a barrel-shaped 14mer; ends can be capped by GroES; misfolded proteins enter the barrel where they are refolded when GroES binds), giving the protein MSAKEILYDAQAREKLKKGVDKLANAVKVTLGPKGRNVVIEKSFGSPVITKDGVTVAKEIELTDKFENMGAQMVKEVASKTSDVAGDGTTTATILAQAVFQEGVKLVAAGRNPMAIKRGIDKAVEAIVGELATLAKPTRDQKEIAQVGTISANSDATIGNIIAEAMNKVGKEGVITVEEAKGLETTLDVVEGMQFDRGYLSPYFVTDPEKMVCEMDDPFILINEKKISTMKDLLPVLEQVAKMAKPLLIVAEDVEGEALATLVVNKLRGTLQVCAVKAPGFGDRRKAMLQDIAILTGGQAVSEDLGIKLESIGLADLGRAKRVVIDKENTTIIDGSGKAEDIKARVKQIRAQAEETTSSYDKEKLQERLAKIVGGVAVINVGAATETEMKEKKARVEDALNATRAAVEEGIVPGGGVALVRCLKVLDKIKPADDDETAGIEIVKRACEAPLRQISGNAGFEGSIVVAKVRDGKEGFGFNAATGQYEDLIKAGVIDPKKVTRIALQNAASVSGLLLTTECAIAEKPEPKKDMPPMPGGGMGGMGGMY; this is encoded by the coding sequence ATGTCCGCCAAGGAGATTCTGTACGACGCCCAGGCTCGCGAGAAGCTGAAAAAGGGTGTCGATAAGCTCGCCAATGCCGTTAAGGTTACCCTGGGTCCCAAGGGCCGCAACGTGGTCATCGAGAAGAGCTTCGGCTCCCCGGTCATCACCAAGGACGGCGTGACCGTGGCCAAGGAAATCGAACTCACCGACAAGTTCGAGAACATGGGCGCCCAGATGGTGAAGGAAGTCGCCTCCAAGACCTCCGATGTGGCCGGCGACGGCACCACCACCGCCACCATCCTGGCCCAGGCCGTGTTCCAGGAAGGCGTGAAGCTCGTGGCCGCCGGCCGCAACCCCATGGCCATCAAGCGCGGCATCGACAAGGCTGTTGAAGCCATCGTCGGCGAGCTGGCCACCCTGGCCAAGCCCACCCGCGACCAGAAGGAAATCGCCCAGGTTGGCACCATTTCCGCCAACTCCGACGCCACCATCGGCAACATCATTGCCGAGGCCATGAACAAGGTCGGCAAGGAAGGCGTCATCACTGTCGAGGAAGCCAAGGGTCTGGAGACCACCCTGGACGTGGTCGAGGGCATGCAGTTCGACCGCGGCTACCTCTCCCCCTACTTCGTCACCGATCCCGAGAAGATGGTCTGCGAGATGGATGATCCCTTCATCCTGATCAACGAGAAGAAGATCTCCACCATGAAGGACCTGCTGCCCGTGCTGGAGCAGGTTGCCAAGATGGCCAAGCCCCTGTTGATCGTTGCCGAGGACGTCGAGGGCGAAGCCCTGGCCACCCTGGTGGTCAACAAGCTGCGCGGCACCCTGCAGGTCTGCGCCGTGAAGGCCCCTGGCTTCGGCGACCGCCGCAAGGCCATGCTCCAGGATATCGCCATCCTCACCGGCGGCCAGGCCGTCTCCGAGGATCTGGGCATCAAGCTCGAGAGCATCGGGCTTGCCGACCTGGGCCGCGCCAAGCGCGTGGTGATCGACAAGGAAAACACCACCATCATCGACGGCTCCGGTAAGGCCGAGGACATCAAGGCCCGCGTGAAGCAGATCCGCGCCCAGGCCGAAGAGACCACCTCCTCCTACGACAAGGAGAAGCTCCAGGAGCGCCTGGCCAAGATCGTCGGCGGCGTCGCCGTGATCAACGTTGGCGCTGCCACCGAGACCGAGATGAAGGAGAAGAAGGCCCGCGTGGAAGACGCCCTGAACGCCACCCGCGCCGCAGTTGAAGAAGGCATCGTGCCTGGCGGCGGTGTGGCCCTGGTGCGCTGCCTGAAGGTCCTGGACAAGATCAAGCCCGCTGACGACGACGAGACCGCTGGCATCGAGATCGTGAAGCGCGCCTGCGAAGCTCCCCTGCGCCAGATCTCCGGCAACGCCGGGTTCGAGGGCTCCATCGTGGTGGCCAAGGTGCGCGACGGCAAGGAAGGCTTCGGCTTCAACGCCGCCACCGGCCAGTACGAAGACCTGATCAAGGCCGGCGTCATCGACCCCAAGAAGGTGACCCGCATCGCCCTGCAGAACGCTGCTTCGGTTTCCGGCCTGCTGCTCACCACCGAGTGCGCCATTGCCGAGAAGCCCGAGCCCAAGAAGGATATGCCCCCCATGCCCGGCGGCGGGATGGGCGGAATGGGCGGAATGTACTAG
- a CDS encoding DUF3795 domain-containing protein, with protein sequence MKYAEILKHLAPCGLDCGRCADLDGGEIQALSTRLRELLGNYGRVAALKAGGRPEFAGFEEFQAVLESLGQGSCGGCRTDRVTCPLDCLARTCSREKGVDFCFQCPDYPCEGQFAGMPLRKRWMQLSDRMRQIGVEAFYEEQLATHRYPGKVG encoded by the coding sequence GTGAAATATGCCGAGATCCTCAAACATCTTGCCCCCTGTGGACTGGATTGCGGGCGATGCGCCGATCTCGATGGCGGAGAGATTCAAGCCCTGAGCACCCGCCTCAGGGAGCTTCTGGGCAACTACGGCCGGGTCGCCGCCTTGAAGGCTGGCGGCAGGCCTGAGTTCGCCGGGTTCGAGGAATTCCAGGCTGTGCTGGAGTCGCTGGGCCAAGGATCATGCGGCGGTTGCCGCACTGATCGCGTCACCTGTCCTTTGGACTGCCTGGCTCGGACGTGTTCCCGGGAGAAAGGAGTGGATTTCTGTTTTCAGTGTCCGGACTACCCGTGTGAGGGGCAGTTCGCTGGCATGCCCTTGCGCAAAAGATGGATGCAGCTCAGTGACCGCATGAGGCAGATCGGCGTGGAGGCTTTCTATGAGGAGCAGCTGGCCACGCATCGCTACCCGGGCAAGGTTGGGTGA
- a CDS encoding FAD-dependent oxidoreductase, with translation MTSSLLDMASGPAPVTTLCNALAGVGLPGYLSLGGYSSLDTLREMSPGQRAAVLRDSGLRDDLSPAWPVFVTWSAQRTGAGLLAVDARDTFLGDPLPHSLIVSNPFGLIEALAHAALSLGRHTARILLSPGREMLWQRIREVLAEASVVPAVAQAGLTLEVAFETQEPDFTAPTVDPGVFRLGLRTWMRLPAAFSSGGMLVRSGFVLNGQKPVEAAFGDDFRQASGEMGALCLDEGLSGFVAANSPLPWDPELLTGMAVNPGFTQLRGIGATQCPVDLTRQALYQHWRCAAVREGHPHRGLLARAARLATELALGRGGPEQLEELGNAVSLLDEAGLKAARTLQSSLAAFPEEWLEHSRGNCGTGTCRARRVAPCQERCPSGIDIPNFLSLTGRGEHAKAVSIMVQDNPLPYACGLICPAPCEKVCLRGKVDKPIHIRAMKAVSTKAAMEATGGYPPVCQRAASSGRKVAVVGGGPAGLSCASFLARMGHAVTIFESMPKLGGMMRYGIPEYRLPKAILDREIETVLSLGVAVETGKTLGSDISLDGLAGQGFDAVFLGLGAWSSRALGLEGERLLAGVVSGTEFLVELGLGHTPAVGSKVVVVGGGNTAMDCARTAVRLGAQEVRVVYRRSRAEMPAALEEVEEAEHEGVHFTFLAAPTRLVGEGGKLEGMEVITMALGAPDASGRRRPEPKSGTERILACDMIISAIGQFCDESFTQGSDGTLGEVCLTKWKTIQIDSATLATDRPGVFAGGDAAQGPATVVEAIRDGKRAAHAIDAFLRGVPFDPASVEPRPRWEQELLCSSHGCGWSEHERPDIPMISVSARSMNFEQVELGLNQDMAENEARRCLRCDVCIGCGLCQLVCSEAGGDALRFKDVGGRLVFEDFDRPTGKCVGCGACTHICPTGAMRMVLEKGEAAISFTGHAISEIHPPYCVECGKPLPTEQYLEHLRSRIGEQLASSARMDQELCPECARKQKGVSFVASMLR, from the coding sequence ATGACGTCTTCCCTTCTGGATATGGCTTCAGGGCCAGCGCCGGTGACAACTCTCTGCAATGCATTGGCTGGAGTCGGGCTCCCCGGCTATCTGAGTCTCGGCGGTTATTCTTCCCTGGACACTCTTCGGGAAATGTCACCAGGCCAGCGCGCGGCGGTATTGCGTGACAGCGGTTTGCGTGACGACCTGTCTCCCGCATGGCCTGTATTCGTAACATGGTCCGCCCAACGTACCGGAGCCGGGCTTTTGGCCGTGGACGCCCGCGACACGTTCCTCGGTGACCCTCTTCCGCACTCTCTCATCGTCTCCAATCCGTTCGGCCTGATTGAGGCCCTGGCTCATGCGGCATTAAGCCTTGGGCGGCACACCGCCAGGATACTGCTCTCGCCCGGCCGGGAGATGCTCTGGCAACGCATAAGAGAGGTTCTGGCCGAAGCTTCGGTCGTCCCGGCGGTGGCGCAGGCAGGGCTGACACTGGAAGTCGCATTCGAGACTCAAGAGCCGGATTTTACCGCACCAACAGTTGATCCGGGTGTTTTCAGACTGGGGCTAAGGACATGGATGCGGCTGCCAGCCGCATTTTCATCAGGCGGTATGCTCGTTCGCTCCGGCTTTGTCCTCAATGGCCAGAAACCGGTGGAGGCCGCATTCGGAGATGATTTCAGGCAGGCCTCCGGAGAAATGGGGGCATTATGCCTGGACGAGGGCCTTTCCGGGTTCGTTGCCGCGAACTCTCCCCTGCCCTGGGATCCAGAGTTGTTAACAGGCATGGCTGTGAACCCCGGGTTCACCCAGTTGCGGGGCATAGGAGCTACGCAGTGTCCGGTAGACCTGACACGCCAGGCTTTGTACCAGCACTGGCGCTGTGCCGCCGTACGGGAGGGCCATCCTCATCGGGGCCTTCTGGCCCGGGCTGCTAGGCTGGCCACGGAGCTGGCCCTCGGTCGCGGAGGACCCGAGCAGCTTGAGGAGCTGGGAAATGCAGTGTCTCTTCTTGATGAAGCCGGCCTCAAGGCCGCTCGAACGCTGCAAAGCTCCCTGGCAGCCTTTCCCGAAGAGTGGCTCGAACACTCCAGGGGAAACTGCGGCACGGGCACCTGCCGTGCCCGCCGGGTGGCTCCTTGCCAGGAGCGCTGCCCTTCAGGGATCGACATCCCCAACTTCCTTTCGCTCACGGGCCGGGGCGAGCATGCCAAGGCCGTGTCCATCATGGTGCAGGACAACCCATTGCCCTACGCCTGCGGCCTGATATGCCCCGCACCCTGCGAAAAGGTCTGCCTTCGCGGCAAGGTGGACAAGCCGATTCACATCCGGGCCATGAAGGCGGTTTCCACCAAGGCAGCCATGGAGGCCACAGGGGGGTATCCGCCGGTGTGTCAAAGGGCGGCCTCTTCCGGCAGGAAGGTCGCCGTTGTGGGTGGGGGGCCGGCCGGTCTTTCCTGTGCGTCTTTTCTGGCGCGCATGGGCCATGCGGTGACGATCTTCGAGTCCATGCCCAAGCTCGGGGGCATGATGCGCTACGGAATACCGGAATACCGCCTGCCCAAGGCCATTTTGGACCGCGAGATTGAAACCGTCCTTTCGCTCGGGGTGGCTGTCGAAACCGGCAAGACTCTCGGGAGCGATATTTCCCTGGACGGTCTGGCCGGCCAGGGTTTCGACGCAGTGTTTCTTGGCCTGGGAGCCTGGTCCAGTAGAGCCCTGGGACTGGAGGGGGAGCGCCTTCTGGCTGGGGTGGTCTCCGGCACGGAGTTCCTGGTGGAGCTCGGGCTCGGGCATACTCCGGCCGTTGGCAGCAAAGTTGTGGTGGTCGGCGGAGGCAACACCGCCATGGACTGCGCCCGCACGGCCGTGCGCCTGGGGGCCCAGGAGGTGCGTGTGGTCTACCGCCGCTCCAGGGCCGAAATGCCCGCGGCCTTGGAGGAGGTGGAGGAGGCCGAGCATGAGGGCGTGCACTTCACCTTTTTGGCCGCTCCAACTCGGCTGGTTGGGGAAGGCGGGAAACTCGAGGGCATGGAGGTGATCACCATGGCCCTGGGCGCTCCCGACGCGTCCGGGCGGCGCCGTCCTGAGCCTAAATCCGGCACGGAGCGCATCCTCGCCTGCGACATGATCATTTCGGCCATCGGCCAGTTCTGCGATGAATCCTTTACCCAGGGCTCCGACGGCACCCTGGGTGAAGTATGTCTGACCAAGTGGAAGACCATTCAGATCGACTCCGCCACCCTGGCCACGGACAGGCCTGGAGTCTTCGCGGGAGGGGACGCCGCCCAGGGCCCGGCAACAGTGGTTGAGGCCATCCGGGACGGCAAGCGCGCGGCTCACGCCATCGACGCCTTTTTGCGAGGCGTTCCCTTTGATCCTGCCTCAGTGGAACCCAGGCCGCGCTGGGAACAGGAGCTCCTCTGCTCCTCACACGGCTGCGGCTGGTCCGAGCATGAACGCCCGGATATTCCCATGATCTCTGTCAGCGCCAGGAGTATGAATTTCGAGCAGGTGGAACTTGGGCTCAACCAGGACATGGCCGAGAACGAAGCCCGGCGCTGCCTGCGCTGCGACGTGTGCATCGGGTGCGGTCTGTGCCAGCTGGTGTGTTCGGAGGCTGGAGGTGACGCGCTTCGGTTCAAGGACGTGGGCGGGCGCTTGGTGTTCGAGGATTTCGACAGGCCCACCGGCAAGTGTGTGGGGTGCGGGGCCTGCACCCACATCTGCCCCACAGGAGCCATGCGCATGGTGCTGGAAAAGGGGGAGGCGGCCATTTCCTTCACCGGCCACGCCATAAGCGAGATTCACCCCCCCTACTGCGTGGAGTGCGGTAAACCGCTGCCCACCGAGCAGTATCTTGAGCATCTACGCAGCCGGATTGGCGAGCAGTTGGCTTCTAGCGCCCGAATGGATCAGGAACTGTGCCCGGAGTGCGCGCGCAAGCAAAAGGGTGTGAGCTTCGTGGCCAGCATGCTGCGCTGA
- a CDS encoding GGDEF domain-containing protein: MKDYDIYSPEQKRQIQELVVNVLKERDLTEERFAELSRKTEEIITSPWRMRLQTALSDLSRAINDSRGMILKRKGELQQLESSTVETVQSGKDIDSVLDDIRRGFQDVVRYMEEDAENLARLSFTDSLTGLNNRRAFEEALGRAIHRARALKKPLCVLMADVDHFKAFNDRHGHLRGDQALSTVASVIRECQRQVDHGGKVFSARYGGEEFTLIAQDMTLKQGVALAEHLRQRIENYNFIIRDVDGEVLDSGIKLTISLGVANLGNWTDALEQRLVNAADEALYEAKQAGRNCVVSYKG; encoded by the coding sequence ATGAAGGATTACGATATCTACTCGCCGGAGCAGAAGAGGCAGATCCAGGAACTGGTGGTCAACGTGCTCAAGGAGCGGGATCTGACCGAGGAGAGGTTTGCCGAGCTCTCCCGCAAAACCGAGGAAATCATCACGTCCCCCTGGCGCATGCGACTCCAGACAGCCCTGAGCGACCTCTCCCGGGCCATCAACGATTCCCGGGGAATGATCCTCAAACGCAAAGGGGAATTGCAGCAGTTGGAATCAAGCACCGTTGAGACCGTGCAAAGCGGAAAGGACATTGACAGTGTCCTGGATGACATCCGGCGCGGATTCCAGGACGTGGTCCGCTACATGGAGGAGGACGCGGAAAACCTGGCGCGCTTGAGCTTCACGGATTCACTTACCGGTCTCAACAACCGCCGGGCCTTCGAAGAGGCCCTGGGCAGGGCCATCCACCGGGCCAGGGCTTTGAAAAAACCCTTATGCGTGCTCATGGCTGACGTGGACCATTTCAAGGCGTTCAATGATCGTCATGGCCATCTAAGGGGCGACCAGGCCCTTTCCACAGTGGCTTCGGTCATCAGGGAATGCCAGCGCCAGGTGGACCATGGCGGGAAAGTCTTTTCCGCTCGCTACGGGGGCGAGGAGTTCACCCTCATCGCCCAGGATATGACGCTCAAGCAGGGTGTGGCCCTGGCCGAACATCTGCGCCAGCGCATCGAGAACTATAATTTCATCATTCGGGATGTGGACGGGGAAGTGCTGGACTCCGGCATCAAGCTGACCATCAGTCTCGGCGTGGCCAATCTCGGCAATTGGACGGACGCGCTGGAGCAGCGGCTGGTGAATGCGGCGGACGAGGCCCTGTACGAGGCGAAGCAGGCCGGACGAAACTGCGTTGTTTCCTACAAAGGCTGA
- a CDS encoding DUF2917 domain-containing protein, giving the protein MAQELTPRTWPFENRGMVDDAVESGKSVQFASVLFRKMLTWLTPWGMLRIELKTGQTVSLDGPRRSRVECQDGVVWVTCPKDGGDMAVRAGESLELNGGERVTITAMYCPARIILGWK; this is encoded by the coding sequence ATGGCGCAGGAATTAACACCCAGGACCTGGCCGTTTGAGAACCGGGGAATGGTGGACGACGCAGTCGAGTCCGGCAAATCGGTGCAGTTCGCAAGCGTGCTCTTCCGGAAAATGCTCACGTGGCTTACCCCCTGGGGGATGCTCCGGATAGAGTTGAAAACGGGGCAGACGGTTTCCCTGGACGGCCCGCGCAGATCCAGGGTTGAATGTCAGGACGGAGTGGTCTGGGTTACCTGTCCGAAAGACGGAGGGGACATGGCTGTCCGCGCGGGTGAATCTCTGGAACTGAACGGAGGGGAGCGGGTGACTATAACGGCAATGTATTGTCCTGCCAGGATAATTCTCGGTTGGAAGTAA
- a CDS encoding PLP-dependent aminotransferase family protein produces MSSEAYRYETVRQNVLDMIESGALKPGEKAPSLRRLAGRMRVSLSTVALAYAQLESEGVMEARPKSGFYVRKARQVLPPPSSREQDAAPPEPLNRAGLIRKVMEDMARRDTLPLGVARTAESLLPLRQINRILAQVLRDEGERVGFYGPVQGLEPLRRQIVLRSMEAGIECGASDILVTSGAMEALHIALRCVTRSGDTVAIASPTYYCFLQLLENLGLRVVEIPSRPGEGVRPADLAQAVERFRVAACVLTPNFNNPDGALTPDDAKAEILEILAAKDIPLIEDDVYGDMHFAAERPKCCKAFDRKGLVLTCSSFSKTIAPGYRVGWLLPGRFKDTALEVKATTSVATATPTQMALAEYLGSGGHHRHLKRLRPAVKAMMENMHALVCQYFPPGTKATRPEGGSVMWVELPGSTDGVEFMHRALAKGITVAPGVLFSSLDRFGEFIRVSYCVPDSPELTQAVRTLGEIAGDLMR; encoded by the coding sequence ATGTCCTCTGAAGCCTACCGATACGAAACGGTCCGTCAGAACGTTCTGGACATGATCGAATCCGGGGCTCTCAAGCCCGGCGAAAAAGCCCCGTCCCTTCGACGTCTGGCCGGACGCATGCGGGTAAGCCTTTCCACGGTCGCTCTGGCCTACGCCCAGCTTGAGAGCGAAGGCGTCATGGAAGCCAGACCAAAATCCGGGTTCTATGTTCGCAAGGCCAGGCAGGTTCTGCCTCCACCAAGCTCCAGGGAGCAGGATGCCGCACCACCAGAGCCGCTCAACCGGGCCGGGCTCATCCGAAAGGTCATGGAAGACATGGCCCGGCGCGACACGCTCCCGCTTGGAGTGGCCAGAACAGCGGAGAGTCTCCTGCCGCTTAGGCAGATCAACCGCATTCTGGCCCAGGTCCTGCGCGACGAGGGAGAGCGGGTGGGTTTCTACGGCCCGGTCCAGGGCCTTGAACCCTTGCGCCGCCAGATCGTGCTGCGCTCCATGGAGGCCGGTATCGAATGTGGGGCTTCCGATATCCTGGTGACCAGCGGTGCAATGGAAGCCTTGCACATCGCCCTGCGCTGCGTGACCAGGTCGGGCGACACCGTGGCCATAGCCTCGCCCACCTATTATTGTTTTCTGCAGCTCTTGGAGAACCTGGGGCTTCGCGTGGTGGAAATCCCCTCCCGGCCAGGCGAAGGCGTTCGCCCGGCGGATCTGGCCCAGGCTGTCGAACGTTTTCGCGTCGCGGCCTGCGTTCTCACCCCAAATTTCAACAACCCGGACGGGGCGCTCACCCCGGATGATGCCAAGGCCGAGATCCTGGAGATTCTGGCCGCCAAGGACATCCCGCTCATAGAGGACGACGTATACGGGGACATGCATTTTGCGGCCGAGCGCCCCAAGTGCTGCAAGGCCTTTGACCGCAAGGGGCTCGTGCTCACCTGTTCGTCCTTTTCCAAGACCATCGCACCGGGCTACCGGGTGGGCTGGCTTCTCCCCGGGCGCTTCAAGGACACCGCCCTGGAAGTGAAGGCCACCACCAGCGTGGCAACGGCCACTCCCACCCAAATGGCCCTGGCCGAGTATCTTGGGTCCGGAGGCCATCACAGGCATTTGAAACGGCTTCGCCCGGCGGTGAAAGCCATGATGGAAAACATGCACGCCCTGGTCTGCCAGTATTTTCCGCCCGGCACCAAGGCCACCAGGCCCGAAGGCGGCTCCGTCATGTGGGTCGAGCTTCCCGGCTCCACGGACGGCGTGGAGTTCATGCACCGGGCTTTGGCCAAGGGCATCACCGTGGCCCCTGGCGTCTTGTTCTCCTCGCTGGACCGCTTCGGTGAATTCATCCGCGTGAGCTACTGCGTGCCGGACAGCCCGGAGCTGACCCAGGCGGTGCGCACCCTGGGCGAGATAGCGGGGGACTTGATGCGATAG
- a CDS encoding LysR family transcriptional regulator, translating to MELYHLRTFVAVADEGNLSRAAERLHLSQPAVSAHVKALEEELGVGLFTRTSRGMDLTDSGRRLTLTARDALSRAQELLVQARELRAGISGDIILTRNTDPEFLRLPSVLAELATDHPEALVHMDCCDSYNVAKCLKEGRMHSGFAYGDFDDPQITALPLGMAPVRVVGPASWGEMLAKATVRDLADLPWVWFHERCPFVLMAQELLVESGGKPKTAAVINDEHTIRALVASGHGLSLLREDMARSQVLGQELAIWPGGALAIPISLVFLSRRLDEPEVKASARAACKAWGLNSDAVGA from the coding sequence ATGGAACTCTACCACCTGCGCACCTTCGTGGCCGTGGCCGACGAGGGGAACCTCTCCCGGGCCGCCGAGAGGCTTCATCTGTCCCAGCCGGCCGTGAGCGCACACGTGAAAGCCCTGGAAGAGGAGCTCGGGGTGGGCCTGTTCACCCGCACGTCCCGGGGCATGGACCTCACCGACAGCGGACGGAGGCTTACGCTCACTGCGCGCGACGCATTGAGCCGCGCCCAGGAGCTTCTTGTGCAGGCCAGGGAACTGCGCGCCGGGATTAGTGGAGACATTATCCTCACCCGCAACACCGACCCGGAATTCCTGCGCCTTCCTTCCGTACTTGCCGAGCTAGCCACCGACCATCCGGAGGCACTCGTCCATATGGACTGCTGCGATTCCTACAACGTGGCAAAATGTCTGAAAGAAGGGCGGATGCATTCAGGATTCGCCTATGGCGATTTCGACGATCCCCAGATTACCGCCCTGCCATTGGGCATGGCTCCGGTGCGGGTGGTAGGGCCGGCCTCCTGGGGAGAGATGCTGGCAAAAGCCACCGTGCGGGACCTGGCCGACCTGCCGTGGGTCTGGTTCCACGAGCGTTGTCCCTTCGTGCTCATGGCCCAGGAACTCTTGGTCGAGAGCGGGGGGAAGCCCAAGACAGCGGCCGTGATCAATGACGAGCACACCATCCGCGCCCTGGTCGCCTCGGGACACGGTCTCTCCCTGCTGCGCGAGGACATGGCCCGGTCCCAGGTTTTAGGCCAGGAACTGGCCATCTGGCCCGGCGGCGCGCTCGCTATTCCTATAAGTCTCGTGTTTCTCAGCAGGCGCCTGGACGAACCCGAGGTCAAGGCTTCAGCCCGAGCCGCCTGCAAGGCCTGGGGGTTGAACAGCGACGCGGTGGGCGCATGA